A genomic stretch from Telopea speciosissima isolate NSW1024214 ecotype Mountain lineage chromosome 7, Tspe_v1, whole genome shotgun sequence includes:
- the LOC122666705 gene encoding pentatricopeptide repeat-containing protein At4g21065-like: MDRTLVLDPIGKPPQFLRRSKAEQYFSLLLRQNPRLKLHELKQVHAQLIRRDLHHDNILITKLISLCSDSGTMDYAGCLFNYVEEPDLILCNSILRGYTRNGHFELAILFYIRFILREFIPDNFTFPYVLKACAAMCSTHLGQQIHGYLIKNSTVSQDIFVLNSLLDMYFKCHQNEAAMLVFKQIAEPNLTSWNIMLLRFVSSGDLNSAQKMFDEMPQRDAISWNTMISAYAKSGQLEIAKNLFDEMPERNLVSWNALIAGYSKNNKNVEALSIFSQMLKCGIRPDNATILSVISAVFEAASPDSDAVEQIIAFAKSANSLSVSTGLLSLYAKLGRMDDARKVFDEIPEKDLVTWNAMIAGYSQNQRPMEAIKLFREMQSERRIGVKPDQVTMVSVIASCSQIGTLELGEWVHAYIKKNEIMLDVFLATSLIDMYAKCGDVNRSRHLFQEMPTRDLAAWNAMIKGLAIHGQGKEALEIFSLMKRDGVLPNDITFVGLLSACSHGGLAAEGLEVFNLMQNQCNIVPQVEHYGCVVDLLGRAGQLTDAYEFIKRMPVQPDRVVWGALLCACQSHQNVELAEEAANRLIELDPSHDGNYVLLSNVYASVRKWRDVAKVRAWMKANHVQKTPGCSAVELGGALHEFSAGDRSHPRSVEIYAAWDELVKRIKSMGYEPDTGVLLRNLNEEDGEQALYCHSEKLALTFALITSEPESPIKIVKNLRICGDCHRAIELVSKLENREITVRDRNRFHHFKAGFCSCGGYW, encoded by the coding sequence ATGGACAGAACTTTGGTTTTGGATCCAATAGGGAAACCACCTCAGTTTCTTCGGAGGTCGAAAGCTGAGCAATACTTCTCCCTGCTACTGCGACAAAACCCCAGGCTCAAACTGCACGAGCTCAAGCAAGTCCACGCTCAACTCATACGCAGAGACCTCCACCATGACAATATTCTTATTACAAAACTAATCTCTCTCTGTTCGGATTCCGGAACCATGGACTATGCAGGTTGTCTCTTCAACTATGTTGAAGAACCTGATCTCATCCTCTGTAATTCCATACTAAGAGGTTATACCAGAAACGGTCACTTTGAGCTAGCTATCCTCTTCTATATTCGATTTATTCTGAGGGAATTCATTCCGGACAACTTCACCTTCCCTTATGTCCTCAAGGCTTGCGCTGCCATGTGCTCCACCCACCTTGGACAGCAAATTCATGGCTACCTGATTAAGAACAGTACTGTTTCTCAAGATATTTTTGTGTTAAATTCACTTCTGGATATGTACTTTAAATGTCATCAGAATGAAGCTGCAATGCTAGTTTTCAAGCAAATTGCTGAGCCCAATTTGACTTCTTGGAATATCATGTTATTAAGATTTGTGAGTTCAGGCGATTTGAATTCAGCCCAAAAgatgtttgatgaaatgcctcaAAGAGATGCCATTTCTTGGAATACAATGATTAGTGCTTATGCAAAATCAGGGCAGTTAGAAATTGCTAAGAATCTATTTGATGAGATGCCCGAAAGAAATTTAGTTTCGTGGAATGCTTTGATTGCTGGATAttctaaaaataataagaatgTTGAAGCTTTGTCAATATTTTCCCAAATGTTGAAGTGTGGAATCAGACCTGACAATGCCACAATACTGTCGGTAATATCCGCTGTCTTTGAGGCTGCCTCACCAGACTCAGATGCTGTGGAACAGATCATCGCTTTTGCAAAGTCAGCTAATTCCCTCTCTGTTTCAACAGGACTCTTAAGTCTTTATGCTAAGCTTGGGAGAATGGACGATGCTAGGAAAGTGTTTGATGAGATTCCGGAGAAAGATCTTGTGACATGGAATGCGATGATTGCAGGGTACTCCCAGAATCAAAGACCAATGGAGGCAATTAAGCTGTTTCGAGAGATGCAATCAGAGCGTAGGATAGGTGTTAAACCTGATCAAGTAACAATGGTTAGCGTGATTGCTTCTTGTTCTCAGATTGGTACTTTGGAGCTTGGGGAGTGGGTACATGCTTACATAAAGAAGAATGAGATCATGTTGGATGTTTTCTTGGCTACTTCTCTTATTGACATGTATGCCAAATGTGGAGACGTTAATCGATCTCGTCACTTGTTTCAGGAAATGCCTACAAGGGACTTGGCTGCTTGGAATGCAATGATCAAGGGACTGGCTATACATGGGCAGGGGAAAGAAGCTCTTGAGATCTTTTCCCTGATGAAAAGGGATGGGGTATTACCCAATGATATTACCTTTGTAGGCTTGCTTAGTGCATGTAGTCATGGAGGCTTGGCAGCCGAGGGTTTAGAGGTGTTCAATTTGATGCAAAATCAATGCAACATTGTTCCACAAGTTGAGCATTACGGTTGTGTTGTTGACCTACTTGGTCGTGCAGGACAGTTAACTGATGCTTATGAGTTTATAAAACGCATGCCTGTCCAGCCTGACAGGGTTGTCTGGGGGGCATTGCTATGTGCATGTCAATCCCACCAAAATGTTGAATTGGCTGAAGAAGCAGCTAATAGGCTTATTGAGTTGGACCCCAGCCATGATGGTAATTATGTTCTTTTGTCCAATGTGTATGCCTCAGTGAGGAAATGGAGAGACGTTGCAAAAGTGAGAGCTTGGATGAAGGCCAATCATGTGCAGAAGACTCCTGGATGTAGTGCTGTTGAACTTGGTGGTGCTTTACATGAATTTAGTGCTGGGGATAGGTCACACCCAAGATCTGTAGAGATTTATGCTGCTTGGGACGAGCTCGTGAAGCGGATCAAGTCAATGGGGTATGAACCCGACACGGGGGTCTTATTGAGGAACTTGAATGAGGAGGATGGAGAGCAAGCCTTATATTGTCACAGCGAAAAATTGGCGTTAACATTTGCACTAATTACTTCAGAACCTGAATCACCAATCAAAATTGTGAAGAACTTAAGGATATGTGGGGATTGTCATAGAGCCATCGAACTGGTGTCCAAACttgaaaatagagaaataaCTGTGAGAGATCGTAACCGTTTTCATCATTTTAAAGCTGGGTTTTGTTCTTGCGGAGGCTACTGGTGA